Below is a window of Nocardioides conyzicola DNA.
TGCTCACCGCTCCCCGGCGCCCGCTCGTCCCCGCGCTCATGCCAGCTTCCCGTCCAGGACGGTGGCCTTGCCGCGCAGGAACGTCGCGACCACGCGGCCGGGCAGCTCCATCCCGCGGTAGGGCGTGTTGCGGCTCAGGCTGGCCGACTCCGACGGATCGATGGTGCGGGTGGCCGCCGGGTCGTAGAGCACGACGTTGGCGGGCTCCCCCACCTCGATCGGGCGACCGTGGTCGGTGACCCGGCCGATCCGGGCGGGGGCGTAGGACATCCGCTCGGCGACGCCGGCCCAGTCGAGCAGCCCGGCGTCGACCATCGTGTGCTGGACGATCGACAGCGCGGTCTCGAGACCGAGCATGCCGAAGGCGGCCGCCGACCACTCGCAGTCCTTGTCCTCGTGCGGGTGCGGGGCGTGGTCGGTGGCGACGATGTCGATGGTGCCGTCCGCGAGGCCCGCGCGCAGCGCCTCGACGTCGGTGGCCGAGCGCAGCGGCGGGTTGACCTTGTAGATCGGGTCGTACGTCGCCGCGAGCTCGTCGGTGAGCAGCAGGTGGTGCGGGCAGGCCTCGGCGGTGACGGCCCAGCCCTTGCGCTTCGCGTCCCGCACGATGTCGACCGAGCCGGCCGTCGACACGTGGCAGACGTGCAGGCGCGACCCGACGTGGGCGGCGAGCAGGCAGTCGCGGGCGATGATCGCCTCCTCGGCGACCGCCGGCCAGCCGGCCAGGCCGAGCCGGCCGGAGAGCTCGCCCTCGTTCATCTGGGCGCCCTCGGTGAGCCGCGGCTCCTGGGCGTGCTGGGCGATGACGCCGTCGAACGCCTTGACGTACTCCAGCGCCCGGCGCATCAGCACCGCGTCGCTCACGCACCTGCCGTCGTCGGAGAAGACCCGGACCCGCGCCGCCGAGTCGGCCATCGCGCCGAGCTCGGCGAGGCGCTCGCCGCCCAGCCCCACCGTCACGGCGCCGACCGGGTAGACGTCGCAGTGGCCGGCCTCGCGGCCGAGGCGCCAGACCTGCTCGACGACGCCTGCGGTGTCGGCGACCGGCTCGGTGTTGGCCATCGCGAAGACGGCGGTGAAGCCGCCCAGCGCGGCCGCCTGGGTCCCGGTCTCGACCGTCTCGGCGTCCTCGCGGCCCGGCTCGCGCAGGTGGGTGTGCAGGTCGACCAGGCCCGGCAGCGCGACCAGCCCGGTCGCGTCGATCACCTCGGCGTCGGCCGGCGCGTCGGCCGCGTCGCGGACCACGCCGTCCTGCAGCAGCAGGTCGCTCGGCGTACCGCCCAGGACCGCGACGTTCTTGATCAGGTAGCTCGTGCTCACTCTTCTCCTCCGACGGCGGGCTCGCTGCCGCCCAGCAGCAGGTACAGGACGGCCATCCGGACGGCGACGCCGTTGGTGACCTGCTCGACGATCACCGAGCGGTCGGAGTCGGCCACGTCGGCCGTGATCTCCATGCCGCGGACCATCGGGCCGGGGTGCATCACGATCGTGTGGTCCTGGAGCATCGCCATCCGCTTGCCGTCGAGGCCGTAGCGGCGCGAGTACTCCCGCGCGGTCGGGAAGAACCCGCCGTGCATCCGCTCGCGCTGGACCCGCAGCATCATCACGGCGTCCGCCTTGGGCAGCACCGAGTCCAGGTCGTACGACGTCTCGACCGGCCAGCCCTCGATGCCGACCGGCAGCAGGGTCGGCGGCGCGACCAGCGTGACCTCGGCGCCGAGGGTGCGCAGCAGCAGCGCGTTGGAGCGCGCCACCCGGCTGTGCAGGACGTCGCCGACGATCGCGATCTTGCGGCCCTCCAGCCCACCGGGCCTGGACTCGCCGAGGTGCTTCCACATCGTGAAGGCGTCGAGCAGCGCCTGGGTGGGGTGCTCGTGGGTGCCGTCGCCGGCGTTGACGACGCTGGACCGCACCCAGCCCGAGTGCGCGAGCAGGTGCGGCGCGCCGCTCGACCCGTGGCGCACGACGACCGCGTCGGCGCCCATCGCCTCCAGGGTCAGCGCGGTGTCCTTGAGGCTCTCGCCCTTGGACAGGCTCGAGCCCTTGGCCGAGAAGTTGATGACGTCCGCGCTCAGCCGCTTGGCGGCGGCCTCGAACGAGATCCTCGTGCGGGTCGAGTCCTCGAAGAAGAGGTTGACCACGGTGCGGCCGCGCAGCGCGGGCAGCTTCTTGATCGGGCGATCCGCCAGCGAGCGCATCTCGTCGGCGGTCGTGAGGACCAGCTCGGCGTCGTCGCGGCTCAGGTCGGCCGCGCTCAGCAGGTGCCGCTTCATGACTCCCCCACCACCCCTTGGATCGTCACGGCGTCGACGTCGTCGATGCCGGCGAGCGTGACCCGGACCCGCTCGACCAGCGAGGTCGGGAGGTTCTTGCCGACGAAGTCGGCACGGATCGGCAGCTCGCGGTGGCCGCGGTCGACCAGCACCGCGAGGCGCACCGCCTTCGGGCGCCCGATGTCGTTGAGGGCGTCGAGCGCGGCCCGGATGGTGCGGCCGGAGAAGAGCACGTCGTCGACCAGCACCACCACCTTGCCGTCGATGCCGCCGGGCGGGATCTCGGTCGGGAGCAGTGCCCGGGCCGGCTTCATCCGCAGGTCGTCGCGGTACATCGTCACGTCGAGCGAGCCGACGGGGACGTCGTACCCCTCGACGGCGGCCATCCGCTCGGCGATGCGACGGGCGAGCGGTACGCCGCGGCTGGGGATGCCCAGCAGGACGAGGCCGCCCGCTCCGCGGTTGCGCTCGAGGATCTCGTGGGAGATCCGAGTCAGGGCCCGGGTGATGTCACGGGCATCGAGAACCACACGGCCATCGGATGGTTCGGGGGTGGCAGGCTGAGCACACACCAGTGCTGAGACCTCCTTCTCCGCCTCACGGGACGGCTCGTTAAAGGATGTCGATCGAGGGCGACCTTACACGTCGTCTCCGACGCCCTGCACGTCGTCCACCCAGGCGCCGTGCTCGCGGCGCGCCCACCGGGACGAGACCCGTCCGGTGCGCATCCCGCGGCGCGCCTCGGGGTCGCGGACCGCATACGCGATGTGCCCGATCACGAGCAGCCCGAGAGCGAGCGCGAACCAGTCGTGCACGAAGGTCGCGCCCGAGCGCCAGGAGAGCCGGACCAGGCCGGTCCAGTACATGAGCGCTCCCGTGCCGAGCAGCACCGCGGTCGAGCCGGTGACCAGCCAGGCGTTGACCTTCTGCCCGGCGTTGAACTTGCCGACCGGGATGGTGCCGTCGCGGCGGTTGCGGCTGCGCAGCCACCGCCAGTCGGCGGGCGTGAACCGGTTGAGGCGGCGTACGTCGGAGCGGTACGCCGCCGACAGGGCACCGGCCAGCATCGGGACCGGCAGGGCGAGTCCGGCCCACACGTGGACGGTCTCCACGAGGTGCCGGTGCCCGACCGCCAGCATCAGCGAGCCGTTGTAGAGGACCAGCGCCGTCACCAGGCAGGTCCCCATCAGGATCCCGAACGTGCGGTGCACCAGCCGCTCGGCCCGATCGAACCGGGGCAGGGACACCGGCGGCTCACTCACCGATGAATCCGTCGAGCGGGTAGCCGCGGTCTTCCCAGTAGCCCGGGTCGTTGTGGCGCACGACCTCGATCCCGGAGAGCCACTTGGTGCTCTTGTAGCCGTACATCGAGCCCGAGTAGACCCGCACCGGCCCGCCGTGGTCGTGCGTCACCGGCTTGCCGTACATCGACAGCGCGACGATCACGTCGTCGGCCCGGGCCTGCTCGAGGGTCATGTTGACCGAGTAGGTGCCGTCGAAGGAGTGGAAGCGGACGCCGACCGCGTCGGCCGTCGGGGCGGCCTGGTCGAGCAGGTCGGCGACCCGGACCCCCGACCACGGCACGTCCGGCACGTGCCAGCCGGTGACGCAGTGGAAGTCGTCGGTGAACGCCGTCTGGTGCAGCGCCTGCAGGTCGGGCAGCCGGTAGGTCGCCGGCTTGTCGACGAGCCCCGAGACCTTGAGCCGGTACGACGTGGCGTCGCGCGGTCGCACGGACCCGGTGACGGAGTAGTAGCGCCAGGTGTTGCCGAGCGGGACCAGCGACGTGAACCCGGTCGGGTCCCGCAGCTGGACCGGTGCCAGCAGCCGGCTCAGCCCACCCTGGACCGAGCTGCCCGTGACGACGCCGACCGCCCCGAGCCCGAGCAGACCTAGGACCACCCGACGCCCGACCGGGGCGCCGTCAGCGCTTGCGCCCACGGATCCCGACCACCGTCACGAGGGCGCCGACCAGCAGCACGACGGGCCCGATGACCGACCACGTCGTCGTCCCGCTCATCGAGCTGCCCTCGAGGACGTCGAACCCCTGCAGGGTCCACAGCAGCCCGAGGAGGACGAGGACCACCCCTGCGACGACCCACAACGGTTTGGCCATGCGACCACTGAACCACGCAGACCCTGAGACCGAGGTTGGTCGTTCTTACGGGGTGGTGACGTCGATGAGCACCTTGCCGATCGCCCCGCCCTCGACCGCGTCCTGGGCGGCCGCCGTCTGCTCCAACGGGTAGTGGTGCAGCGGGACGCCGGCGTCCGCGCCGACCCGGAGCGCGCCCGCCGCCACCGCGGCGTTGACGTCGTCGACCGCCGCCCGCACCAGGTGCTCGTGGAGCGTGTAGAGGATGAGGAACTGGAAGCGCAGGTTCTTCCCGAACGCCGCCCGCAGCGGCATGGTCAGCTCGTCGCCGCCGTTGTTGGCGTAGATGGACACCAGCCCGTGCACCTTGACGACGTCGAGGTCGATGCCGATGTTCTGCGCCGGGGCGACCTCCACCGCGATGTCGACGCCGTCGGGCGCGATCGCCCGGATCTCACTGGTCGCGTCGCCCTCGCGGTAGTTGACGACGTGCTGGGCTCCCGCGGCCCGCGCCAGGTCGGCCTTCTCGTCGCTGCTGACGGTGGTGATCACCGTGGCGCCGGCCCAGCGGGCGAGCTGGATCGCGGCGTTGCCGACCGCGCCTGCTCCCCCGGCGACCAGCACCACCTTCCCGGCGAGCGCGCCGGGCTCGAGACGGGCGGGCCCGTCCTCGCCCGCGGTCAGCGCCCGGTGGGCGGTCACGGCCGGGACGCCCAGGCTGGCGCCGAGGTCGTACGACGCGACGGCGGGCAGCGGCGCGACCCGCCCGACGGGCTGGACCGTGAACTCGGCCGCGGTGCCGTAGGGGCGGCCGTGCTGCGCCAGCACCAGCCAGACGCGGTCGCCCACGGCGTACGACGTGACGTCGGGCCCGACCGCGTCGACGACCCCGGCGCCGTCCTGACCGGGGACGACCTCGTCGTGCCCGGCCATCATCCCGGCGCGGAACTTCCAGTCCGTCGGGTTCACGCCCGACCGGACCAGCCGGACGCGGACCTCACCGGGTCCGGGCTCCGGGAGGTCGCGCTCGACGACCTCCAGCACGGATGACGGACCGGTCTCGCTGTAGACGACGGCGCGCATGCTCTTCCTCTCGGCCGGTTCTGGGTAGTCCTAGGTTGGAAGTAACCCACGACCAGGAGGATCCATGCCCGAGCTGCCATTCCCCGACGACGTCCGCGCACTGCTGACCAGGCCCAACCCCGCAGTGGTGACCACGCTGCGCTCCGACGGCCAGCCGATCTCGGTCGCGACCTGGTACCTCCTCGAGGACGACGACCGGGTGCTCCTCAACATGGACGACAGCCGGGTCCGCCTGAAGCACCTGCGCCGCGACCCCCGGGTGACCCTGACCATCCTGGACGAGAACAGCTGGTACACCCACGTGTCGCTGATCGGCCGTGTCGAGGGGCTCACGCCCGACGACGGCCTGGCCGACATCGACCGGCTGAGCACGCAGTACACCGGCAAGGAGTACCCCGACCGGGAGAGCCCGCGCAGCAGCGCCTGGCTGGTCGTCGAGAAGTGGCACGGCTGGGGCGCCGCCAAGAGCTGAGGCGCGGCTGGGCGGAAATGACGCCGACCCGCCCTCCCGGCCGGGTCGAGCGGCCGGAAGGTGCGGGTCGACGGGTCAGAGGGCGGCGGCCATCCCGGCGCAGGCCTTGAGCCACTGCATCCGGGTGTGCTCCGAGAGCTGGGCGTAGGGCACGACGGAGCCGGCGACCAGGGCGGGGTCGTACGGCACCCGGTAGACCGCGCGGGTGCGCTGCTCGTAGACGCTGACCAGGTCCGCGGCCAGCTTGGCGTCGACGTTGGCGGACGGGTCCGAGAGGACCGTCACGGTCTTGTGCTTCAGGTCCTGGTAGCCGGCGTCCTGCAGCGCGTCGAGCATCCACAGGCCGCTGTAGCCGGTGTCCTCACGGACGGTGGAAGTGACGACCAGCAGGTCGGCGGCACCGGCGGCGGCGAGCCAGTTCTCGGCGCGCATGTTGTTGCCGGTGTCGATCAGGATGATCCGGTAGAAGCGCTCCAGGAGCTTGTGCACCGAGTCGAAGTCCGAGGCCCGGATCGTGCCGGTCACGTCGGGGCGCTCGTCGGAGGCGAGCACGTCGAAGTGGGCGTCGCCCTGCGACCGGACGAACGCACCCAGGTCGCCGATCCTCGACTGGTACACGTCGGTGAAGCGCTCGAGGTCCTCCAGCAGCTCGCGGGTCGTGTTGCGGTGTGCGCTTCGGGTGCCCCGGATGCCGAGCGTGCCCCGGGTCTCGTTGTTGTCCCAGGCGACCACGCCGCCACCGCGCACGGTGCCGAACGTGAAGCCGGCCGCGAGGACGCCGGTGGTCTTGGCGGCGCCGCCCTTCGGGTTGATGAACGCGATCGTGCGCGGGCCGTCGAAGTCGCGCTGGATGACGGAGCGGTCGAGCTCGTAGGCGAGCTCGTCGGCGCCCATCTTCGGCGTGATCAGGCCGCCGCTCCAGCGACGCACCCGGCCGCGCCAGCCCCAGGTCGCCGGCCCGTGCTCCTGCTCGGCGTCGCGGCGGTCGAGGAAGTCGGTCGCCGACATGAAGCGCCGTGGGTCTGCGGCCTGGTCGTCGGTGACCGGCTCGGCCACGGGGGCCGCGTGCTGGGCGACGGGGGCGGTCGGCGGCGCGGGCGGCGGCGGGACGGCCGCGGCTGCCGGCGGAGTGGCTGCGACGGGCGGAGCGGCGGCGGGGGGCGGGGTGGCCGCGGCGGGAGGTGGGGTCGCCGGCGGCGGCGTGGCGGGACGGTACGCCGGCGGCGGGCCCGTCGGCGCCGCGACGGTCGGGGCGACCTCGACGGCGGGCGGCTCGGCGCTCGGGATGGGATCGGTCAGGGGGTCGCCGTACGTGATCGACTCGCGACCACCGGCGCCGCCGTCCTGGGTCTCCCGCCGGGAGGCGTACGCGGCGAAGTCCTCGGGTGTGTAGAGCCGGTCACTGGTGTCGTCGGCGTCGTGTCGCGAGCCCCCGGCGCTCCATGCTTCTTGCGACATCGTTCCTCCCTCAGAGACAGGACCTTCCTGGCTCACGCAGGTACTTCCCCGAAATCCCTGGAGTCACACGCACGATCACAGGTCGGCCAGCGCGGCCGCGATCGCGCGGTGGAAGGTCGGGTAGGCGAAGTGCATCCCGCGCAGCGTCTCGACGGGGATCTCGGCGTGCACGGCGGCGCTGAGCAGGCCCAGCACCTCGCCGCCGTACGGCGCCACGACGGTGCCGCCGACGAGCACGCCCCGGTCGGTGTCGGCCACGACCTTCACGATGCCGTCGGCCTCGTTGATCCAGCCCCGGGCGGACCTCGGGATGTCCGCGTGACCGACGCCGACCGCGACCCCGGCCGCCCGCGCCTGCGCCTCGGTCAGCCCGACCGCGCCGACCTCCGGGTCCGTGAACGTCACCCTGCTGACCGCGTGGTAGTCCGCCACCGGGCCGTCGGCGCCGAGGAGGTCGGCGACGGCGACCTTGGCCTGGTAGAGCGACACATGGGTGAAGGCGCCGCGGCCGGTGATGTCGCCGACCGCCCAGAGCCGGTCGCCGGCCCGCAGGTGTTCGTCGGTCTCGACCTGGTCCTGGGCGGGATCGAGGCCGACGGTCTCCAGCCCGATGTCGTCGAGGTGGGGCTTGCGGCCGACCGCGACCAGCAGGTGCTCGGCGCTCAGCAGCTCACCGCCCACCTCCAGGACGAACCCGCCGTCGTGCTCGACCCGGGTCAGCTCCGCGCCGACGCGCACGTCGACGCCGTCGGCCCGCAGCACGCGCGTCACGACCTCGGCCGCCTCGGGCTCCTCCGGCCCGAGCAGGCGGTCCTCGGCCTCGACCAGGGTCACCCGGCTCCCGAACCGCGCGAACGCCTGCGCCAGCTCGCACCCGATCGGCCCGCCGCCGAGCACCACCAGCGATGCCGGGACCTCACGCACCCGCATCACGTCGCGGTTGGTCCAGTACGGCGTGCCGGCGAGGCCGTCGATCGGCGGCACCGCCGGGGCCGTCCCGCTGTTGAGCACGACGCCCAGCCGCGCGTCGTACGTCGTGCCGTCGACCTCGACCCGGCCGGGGCCGGCCAGCCGACCGTGCCCGCGCACGACCCGGACCCCGGCCTCCTCGAGCGGGCCGGCGTGCTGGTCGTCGTGCCAGTCGTGGTTGGCCTCGCGGATCCGCGCAGCCGCGCGGGCGAGGTCGTCACCCTGCTGCGCCGAGTGGATCAGCAGCTTGGACGGGGTGCAGCCCCAGAACGGGCACTCCCCGCCGACCAGCTCCTGCTCGACCCCGACCACCGTCAGGCCGGCCTCGGCGAGCTTGCGGGCGGCGTACTCTCCCCCGGCGCCGAGGCCGAGCACGACGACGTCGACGTGGTCTTCACTGCTGTCGGGCATGCCGCAACCCTGCCACCGGGTCCTAGCGTGAGAGGTGGCGGGCGCGGGCGAGCGTGAAGAGGCCGTAGCAGAGCAGCCCGACCGCGATCAGGCAGAGCAGGACGGGACCGAAGGGCTGGTCGAGCACCTCGAACAGCGCCTGGTCGAGGCCACCGGACTTCTTCGCGTCGTGGGTGACGGCGGCATAGCCGAAGAGCCCGCCGACGACCACGAACGCGACCCCGCGGGCGGCGTACCCGGCCTTGCCGAAGGCGATGTACGCCGTGCCGGACGTGCCGCTGCGGCCCTCGGAGTCGAGCTTCTCGGCGAACTTCTCGGTCCATGCCTGGACGACCTGGTAGAGGCCGTAGCCGATGATAGCGAGCCCGACGATCGCGACGAGGACCTGCCCCGCCGGCGCGTTCATCAGCCGGGCGGTCATGGTCTCCTGGCCCTTGCTGCCGGAGGTCCCGGCACCGATGGCGACCTTGACGCCGCTGACCCCGATGACGGCGTACACGATGGCCTTGCCGGCCGACGACAGCCTCTTGGCGACCCGCTTGCCGCCGTCCTCGTCGCGATGGCCGAACGCCGCCTCGAGGCCCTGCCAGATCACGAGCAGGAACATGCCGACCGAGACCATCCAGATGAGCACGCTGCCGAACGGCTGCTGCGCGAGCTCCTTCATCGCCCCGCTGCTCGACGGTGCGCCCTCGCGGTCGCCGAGCGCCAGCTGGATCGCGAGCCAGCCGATCATCAGGTAGACGACGCCGTACGCGACCAGCCCGGCGCGGGCCACCCAGTCGACCCAGTCGTGGTCAGGAGAGATCTGCGAGCGCGGACTCGATGGCGCGGTGGAAGGTCGGGTAGGCATAGATCATCGTCCTGAGCGTGTCGACCGGGACCTCCGCGTGGACCGCGACGGCCAGGAAGCCGAGGATCTCGCCCCCGGCCGGTCCCATGGCCGTTGCACCGACCAGGACGCCGCGGTCGGCGTCCTCGACGACCTTGATCACCCCGTGCCCGCCCGGCCCGTGGGTGAAACCGCGCGACGACTCCTCCAGCTTGGTGCTCCCCGTGCGGACCGTCAGGCCGGCGTCGCGAGCCTGCTGCTCGCTCATCCCGACCCCGCCGATCTCGGGATCGGTGAACGTCGCGTGCGGGACGGCGTGGTAGCGGGCGGGCGCCCCGCCCTGGTCGAGCACGTCACGCAGGGCGACCGCCGACTGGTACATCGAGACGTGGGTGAACGCGCCCTTGCCGGTCACGTCGCCGATCGCCCAGATCCCGTCCTGGACGCGCAGGCGCTCGTCGACGTCGAGGGTCCGGGCGTGCGGGTCGAGCCCGACCGTCTCGAGGCCGAGGTCGTCGAGGTTGGGCGTGCGTCCCGCCGCCACCAGCACCTTGTCGGCCCTCAGCTCCTCGCCGGAGTCGAGCGCCAGGGTGAACCCGCCGTCGGCGTACGACGCCCGCTGGAGCTCGACCCCCGTCAGCACCCGGATGCCCTCCTGGACGAACACCTGCTCCAGGAGCTCGGCCGCCTCGGGCTCGTCGGCCGGGACCAGCCGCGGACCGTGCTGGACGATCGTGACGCGGACGCCGAAGCGGCTGAAGACCTGGGCCAGCTCGCAGCCGATCGGGCCGCCGCCGACGACGACCAGCGAGCCCGGCACCTCGGCGACCTGGACGGCGTCGCGGTTGGTCCAGTACGGCGTGTCCGCGAGCCCCTCGACCGGCGGGACCGCGGGCCGGGTGCCGGGGTTGAGGACGACGCCGCGCGCCGTCGCGTACGTGATCACCTCGCCGTCGGCGGTGGTGACCTCGACCCGGCCGGGTCCCGCGAGGCGTCCGACGCCGTGGTGCACGGTGGCGCCGGCGTCCTTCAGCCGGTCGACGGCGATGGTGTCGTCCCAGTGCGTCGTGGCCTGCTCGTCGATGCGCCGGTGCACCACGGACCACGCGGGCGCGATCGTGGCCTCGCCCGCGACCTCCGCGGCCCGGCGTACCTCGGCGACGACGTCGCTGCCCCGCACCATCATCTTGGTCGGGATGCACCCGTAGTAGGGGCACTCGCCGCCCACCAGGTGCTTGTCGACGGCGACGACCCGCAGGCCCGCCTTCGCGGCACCGGTGGCCAGCGCCTCCCCTCCCGGTCCGGTGCCGATGACGACCAGGTCAACCTCGTGCTCGCTCATGCCCCCATCGTTGCGGGTGCGTCAAGCGGCTGCGGGTTTCACCGGTCAGCAGCCGAATCCCGCACGACACGCCGCGGGCGATCGGCGTGTCGTGAGGGTTTCGGCGGCCAGCCGGTGAAACCCGCAGGCTCAGACCAGGGACGCCTTGTTGCGCTGCACGGCGCCGAGGACGCCGTTGACGAAGTGCGGCGACTCGTCGGTCGACAGGTCGGTGACCAGGGCCATCGCCTCGCTGATCGCCACGCTGTCGGGGACGTCGGCGGCGTAGAGCAGCTCCCAGACGCCGAGGCGCAGGACGTTGCGGTCGACGGCCGGCATCCGCTGGAGGGTCCAGCCCTCGGCGTACTGCGACAGCACCTCGTCGATGTGGTCGCGGTGCTCCTCGACCCCCCGCACCAGGACGGCGGTGTAGTCGTTGGTCGGCCCCTCGCCGTCGGCGATCGCGGTCTCCAGCGCCGTGGTCGCGGACTCGCCGCGGACGTCGGAGGCGAAGAGCACGTCGAGCGCGCGCTTGCGGGCCTTGGAGCGAGCCGACATCAGCCCTTCACGCGCCCCATGTACGACGAGTCGCGGGTGTCGACCTTGATCTTCTCGCCCTGGTTGATGAAGAGCGGGACCTGGATCTCGTGACCGGTCTCGAGGGTCGCCGGCTTGGTGCGGCCGGTGGCGGAGTCGCCGGCGAGGCCGGGCTCCGTGAAGGTCACGACCAGCTCGACCGAGGCCGGGAGCTCGATGAAGAGCACGCGGCCCTCGTTGGTGGCCACGACGGCCTCCTGGTTCTCCAG
It encodes the following:
- a CDS encoding dihydroorotase, producing the protein MSTSYLIKNVAVLGGTPSDLLLQDGVVRDAADAPADAEVIDATGLVALPGLVDLHTHLREPGREDAETVETGTQAAALGGFTAVFAMANTEPVADTAGVVEQVWRLGREAGHCDVYPVGAVTVGLGGERLAELGAMADSAARVRVFSDDGRCVSDAVLMRRALEYVKAFDGVIAQHAQEPRLTEGAQMNEGELSGRLGLAGWPAVAEEAIIARDCLLAAHVGSRLHVCHVSTAGSVDIVRDAKRKGWAVTAEACPHHLLLTDELAATYDPIYKVNPPLRSATDVEALRAGLADGTIDIVATDHAPHPHEDKDCEWSAAAFGMLGLETALSIVQHTMVDAGLLDWAGVAERMSYAPARIGRVTDHGRPIEVGEPANVVLYDPAATRTIDPSESASLSRNTPYRGMELPGRVVATFLRGKATVLDGKLA
- a CDS encoding aspartate carbamoyltransferase catalytic subunit; translated protein: MKRHLLSAADLSRDDAELVLTTADEMRSLADRPIKKLPALRGRTVVNLFFEDSTRTRISFEAAAKRLSADVINFSAKGSSLSKGESLKDTALTLEAMGADAVVVRHGSSGAPHLLAHSGWVRSSVVNAGDGTHEHPTQALLDAFTMWKHLGESRPGGLEGRKIAIVGDVLHSRVARSNALLLRTLGAEVTLVAPPTLLPVGIEGWPVETSYDLDSVLPKADAVMMLRVQRERMHGGFFPTAREYSRRYGLDGKRMAMLQDHTIVMHPGPMVRGMEITADVADSDRSVIVEQVTNGVAVRMAVLYLLLGGSEPAVGGEE
- the pyrR gene encoding bifunctional pyr operon transcriptional regulator/uracil phosphoribosyltransferase PyrR — translated: MCAQPATPEPSDGRVVLDARDITRALTRISHEILERNRGAGGLVLLGIPSRGVPLARRIAERMAAVEGYDVPVGSLDVTMYRDDLRMKPARALLPTEIPPGGIDGKVVVLVDDVLFSGRTIRAALDALNDIGRPKAVRLAVLVDRGHRELPIRADFVGKNLPTSLVERVRVTLAGIDDVDAVTIQGVVGES
- a CDS encoding cytochrome b/b6 domain-containing protein, which gives rise to MSEPPVSLPRFDRAERLVHRTFGILMGTCLVTALVLYNGSLMLAVGHRHLVETVHVWAGLALPVPMLAGALSAAYRSDVRRLNRFTPADWRWLRSRNRRDGTIPVGKFNAGQKVNAWLVTGSTAVLLGTGALMYWTGLVRLSWRSGATFVHDWFALALGLLVIGHIAYAVRDPEARRGMRTGRVSSRWARREHGAWVDDVQGVGDDV
- a CDS encoding molybdopterin-dependent oxidoreductase, whose protein sequence is MGASADGAPVGRRVVLGLLGLGAVGVVTGSSVQGGLSRLLAPVQLRDPTGFTSLVPLGNTWRYYSVTGSVRPRDATSYRLKVSGLVDKPATYRLPDLQALHQTAFTDDFHCVTGWHVPDVPWSGVRVADLLDQAAPTADAVGVRFHSFDGTYSVNMTLEQARADDVIVALSMYGKPVTHDHGGPVRVYSGSMYGYKSTKWLSGIEVVRHNDPGYWEDRGYPLDGFIGE
- a CDS encoding NADPH:quinone reductase, producing MRAVVYSETGPSSVLEVVERDLPEPGPGEVRVRLVRSGVNPTDWKFRAGMMAGHDEVVPGQDGAGVVDAVGPDVTSYAVGDRVWLVLAQHGRPYGTAAEFTVQPVGRVAPLPAVASYDLGASLGVPAVTAHRALTAGEDGPARLEPGALAGKVVLVAGGAGAVGNAAIQLARWAGATVITTVSSDEKADLARAAGAQHVVNYREGDATSEIRAIAPDGVDIAVEVAPAQNIGIDLDVVKVHGLVSIYANNGGDELTMPLRAAFGKNLRFQFLILYTLHEHLVRAAVDDVNAAVAAGALRVGADAGVPLHHYPLEQTAAAQDAVEGGAIGKVLIDVTTP
- a CDS encoding PPOX class F420-dependent oxidoreductase — its product is MPELPFPDDVRALLTRPNPAVVTTLRSDGQPISVATWYLLEDDDRVLLNMDDSRVRLKHLRRDPRVTLTILDENSWYTHVSLIGRVEGLTPDDGLADIDRLSTQYTGKEYPDRESPRSSAWLVVEKWHGWGAAKS
- a CDS encoding NAD(P)/FAD-dependent oxidoreductase; translated protein: MPDSSEDHVDVVVLGLGAGGEYAARKLAEAGLTVVGVEQELVGGECPFWGCTPSKLLIHSAQQGDDLARAAARIREANHDWHDDQHAGPLEEAGVRVVRGHGRLAGPGRVEVDGTTYDARLGVVLNSGTAPAVPPIDGLAGTPYWTNRDVMRVREVPASLVVLGGGPIGCELAQAFARFGSRVTLVEAEDRLLGPEEPEAAEVVTRVLRADGVDVRVGAELTRVEHDGGFVLEVGGELLSAEHLLVAVGRKPHLDDIGLETVGLDPAQDQVETDEHLRAGDRLWAVGDITGRGAFTHVSLYQAKVAVADLLGADGPVADYHAVSRVTFTDPEVGAVGLTEAQARAAGVAVGVGHADIPRSARGWINEADGIVKVVADTDRGVLVGGTVVAPYGGEVLGLLSAAVHAEIPVETLRGMHFAYPTFHRAIAAALADL
- a CDS encoding DUF1206 domain-containing protein, producing the protein MPTRPSTAPSSPRSQISPDHDWVDWVARAGLVAYGVVYLMIGWLAIQLALGDREGAPSSSGAMKELAQQPFGSVLIWMVSVGMFLLVIWQGLEAAFGHRDEDGGKRVAKRLSSAGKAIVYAVIGVSGVKVAIGAGTSGSKGQETMTARLMNAPAGQVLVAIVGLAIIGYGLYQVVQAWTEKFAEKLDSEGRSGTSGTAYIAFGKAGYAARGVAFVVVGGLFGYAAVTHDAKKSGGLDQALFEVLDQPFGPVLLCLIAVGLLCYGLFTLARARHLSR
- a CDS encoding NAD(P)/FAD-dependent oxidoreductase, which produces MSEHEVDLVVIGTGPGGEALATGAAKAGLRVVAVDKHLVGGECPYYGCIPTKMMVRGSDVVAEVRRAAEVAGEATIAPAWSVVHRRIDEQATTHWDDTIAVDRLKDAGATVHHGVGRLAGPGRVEVTTADGEVITYATARGVVLNPGTRPAVPPVEGLADTPYWTNRDAVQVAEVPGSLVVVGGGPIGCELAQVFSRFGVRVTIVQHGPRLVPADEPEAAELLEQVFVQEGIRVLTGVELQRASYADGGFTLALDSGEELRADKVLVAAGRTPNLDDLGLETVGLDPHARTLDVDERLRVQDGIWAIGDVTGKGAFTHVSMYQSAVALRDVLDQGGAPARYHAVPHATFTDPEIGGVGMSEQQARDAGLTVRTGSTKLEESSRGFTHGPGGHGVIKVVEDADRGVLVGATAMGPAGGEILGFLAVAVHAEVPVDTLRTMIYAYPTFHRAIESALADLS
- the nusB gene encoding transcription antitermination factor NusB — protein: MSARSKARKRALDVLFASDVRGESATTALETAIADGEGPTNDYTAVLVRGVEEHRDHIDEVLSQYAEGWTLQRMPAVDRNVLRLGVWELLYAADVPDSVAISEAMALVTDLSTDESPHFVNGVLGAVQRNKASLV